One Sulfurimonas sp. HSL-3221 genomic window, GGCTTATCTACGACAAGAACCGCGACGAAGCGCAGGGGATCCCCTACCTGCGCGACATCCCGCTCATCGGCGGCCTCTTCGACTGGCGATACAGTACCCACGAGAAGATCAACCTCGTCATCGTCCTGACGCCGTTTATCGTCCGCAACAGTGACGAGATGACGAAGATACGCAAACTGCTCCAGGAACTTGACGGTATCCAGGACGAATACGAAAAACTGATTGAGCAGAAACTCGAAGAGCGCAAAGAGGAGCTTGACAAGGATGCCTCCGACAGCAACACGAACGATGCTTCCCAGACATCCGCATCCGACAGCGCCCTCTCCGTCATCACTCCGGTCAAGCGGTAACCATGCTGAACATACCCGAACTCGAAGGTGTCGACCTCAAACCCCACCCGCTTGAGTCCGTCGACCTGAACCTCAGCCTGCGCAGCTACGTGCTCTTCAGCGAGATCGACGGCGAGGTCCATATCGTTCTTGGGCGGGCACACCTCTCCCAATCCTTCGATTTCCTGGCCAAATTCGACCTCGACCTCCCCCTCGTCATCGTCGATGCCGACTCCTTTGACCGCCTCTACAACAAGTTCCTAGAGATCCGGACCGACTCCGAGCTCAGCGGGATTGAACAGGAGCAGGAGGAGATCGAAGAGGAGGAGATGTCGCTTTCGGACTTCCTGCACACCTCTTCGGACCTGCTGACCAGCGAAGAGTCCGCGCCGGTCATCAAGTTCGTCAACGCCCTCTTCTACCAGGCCGTCAAACAGCGCGCCTCGGATATCCACGTCGAGGTGCACGAATACAAGGGCGAAGTGCGTTTCCGCGTCGACGGGGCATTGACCAAGCATGCCGACATCGAGAAACGGGTCGCCAACCTCATCATCAGCCGTATCAAGGTCATCTCCAACCTCGACATCGCCGAAAAACGCATCCCCCAGGACGGCCGTACCCACGTCAAGATCGCGGGAAAGACCCTCGACGTCCGGGTCTCCGTCCTGCCGACCTACTACGGCGAACGGGTCGTAATGCGTATGCTGATGCAGTCCGAGGACATTCCCCATCTCGAGGGGCTCGGCTTCGACCACGCCCTTACCAAGCACCTCGACGAGATGCTCAAACACTCCCACGGCATCATCCTCGTCACGGGACCGACGGGGAGCGGGAAGTCGACGACGCTGCACGCCTTTTTGCAGCAGGTGGCGACTCCCGATATCAACATCATCACCGTCGAAGACCCCGTCGAGTACAAGGCCGACAACATCAACCAGGTCCAGACCAACGCCAAAGCGGGCCTGACGTTCGCCTCGGGGCTGCGCTCCATCCTGCGCCAGGACCCCGATGTCGTCATGGTCGGGGAGATCCGCGACAGCGAAACGGCCGAGATCGCCATCCAGGCCGCTTTGACCGGCCACCTGGTCTTCTCTACCCTGCACACCAACAACGCTACCGCCTCGATCACCCGTCTCGTCGATATGGGCATAGAGCAGTTCCTCATCAGCTCTTCGCTGCTGGGGGTTCTTGCCCAGCGCCTTGTGCGCAAACTCTGCCCCGAGTGCAAACAGCAGACCGTCCTCGCCGACGAGTATGCCGAAGAGCTTGACCTTCCCAAAGGAGCGGTCGTCTTCGAGGAGCAGGGGTGCAAAGCATGCAACTACACCGGGTACGCCGGCCGCCAGGCGATCGGTGAGTTCTTCGAGATGACCGATGAGCTCGTCGCGATGCTCAAGGACCAGATCAACGACCACGACCTCCGGGCCAAGGCGATCGCCCTGGGGATGACGCCCCTCTCCGGCCAGCTCAAAACCCTGCTGCTGAACGGAACGACTTCCCTGCACGAGATCATCCGCGTCGGGGTCAAGGACGCCTGATGCGTCCCGCCTTCACCCTCGTCGAAGTGTTGGCCGCCGTCGCGATCGCAGCGATCGCGGGAGCGGCCCTGCTGAAAATGAACAGTTCCAACCTCTTCTTCCTCGGCCAGCTTGAACAGACCTCCCGCATGACCGAGGATCTCGCCGTCGCATCCCTGCATGCCGACAAACGCTTCCACCGCAGCGACAAGACGCTGTACGACCTGCTGCGCGACAGCTACACCATCGAAAACGACGACCTGCGTGCCTACCTGAAATCCCAGCAGTTCCGCTACACGGAAACCCTGGTCGACACCATCTCATTCGATACCGGGATGCTGACCGAAGGTGCGGAGACGGGCAAGGAGTTCGGTGCCAGGGACATCGAGGCCGCAGGCGCCGTGCCGCCGATCCAATTCGAACTTATCCAGGTGACACTCAGCGCCGAACGCCGGCACGGTTCCATGCTCACCATCAGGCCGATCTCCCAATGAAACGCACCGCCTTTACCCTGATGGAACTGCTGATCTCCGTCGTCCTGATCGCCATGCTGGCACTTTTCCTCTACGGGGCCCTCGGCGGAAGCCGCGCCAGCAATCAGACCATGCAGCGCCACGCCGATGCGGAGGCCAAACGGCTCAAACAGTTTACGCTGCTCTACCGCGACTGCGTCGAGTCCTACGCCTTCGGCGTACTCTCCACCAATGACAAGCACTACCAGGTGCTGCAGTTGCAGACAAAGAACTCCCTCTACGGCATCGCCGCGCCGTATGTGACCTACTTCGTCCATGCGGAGACCCTGCAGCTTGTGCGCCTGGAAGCCGCCTTTCCCATTGCCCTGCCGGTGCCCTACGACGACAAGGAACGCATCCACGTCAACGTCATCGACAGCGATGTGACGGACTTTAATATCTATACAGGGAAGGTGAAAGAGACGCAGGATAGCAATGCCACCACCGCAGCGGGCGACTCTGCGGCTGCCGCCGCGGGTGCAGGGGGTTCTACAGCAACACTGGAAGGGGGAGCCCGCACGATAAAGCCCCACCTGCTCTATCTGAAAACCAAGGGGACGCAGCAACCGCTGCTGATGGAGCTTGCTTTCTAAGAGGCCTTACACCTCCTGAAGGGTTGCTCGGATCCTCTCCGCGAGCTGTTCGGGGCGCAGCCCCAAGGACGCTTCCACTTTGAGCGTCGCGCCGTGGGTGATGAAGGCGTCTGCGTACTCAAAGCTTTGCAGACGGACATCTCCGATCCCCTCCGCGGCAAGCCACTCCAGCAGGGCGCTTCCCACACCGCCCGCGGCGGCAGAATCGCTGAAAACGTACCAGCGCTTGTGGCGGGTCGAGAGCATTCGGAGCAGTTCCGCATCGAGGGGCTTGGCGAAGCGCAGGTCCAGCAGGGCCGCAGGTATGCCGAGCTGTAAGAGGGTCTGCGCCGCGCGGCCGACCCCGTTACCGTACCCGATCAGCAGCAGATCGCTCTGCGCCTCGATCAGCAGCTCCGCCTTGCCGTATTCGAACGGCGCCGACTCCGGCAGCTCCGCCTCCAAAAATGCGCCCCGGGGGTAGCGCAGACCGAGCGGGCGGTCGAAGGCCGCCGCGAAAGCCACGGCCTGATGCATCGACTTTTCGTCACGCGGGGCGCAGAGCGTCATGTTCGGGATCGCACGCAGGAAACTGATATCAAAGGCTCCCTGGTGCGTCTCGCCGTCCTCGCCGACGATCCCCGCACGGTCCATCGCAAAAACGACCGGAAGGTCCATCAGACAGACATCGTGGATCACCTGGTCGTACCCGCGCTGCAAAAAGGTGGAGTAGATCGTACAGAAAGGTTTGAACCCCTCTTTGGCCAGTGCACCCATCGACGTCACGGCGTGCTGCTCGGCGATCGCCACGTCCCAGAAACGGTCGGGATACTTCTCGAGCAGGGGCGTCAGGCCGGTGCCGCTCGGCATCGCCGCCGTGACGCCGACGACCTTCTCATCACGGTCGGCCTGATGCATCAGCGCCTCGGTGTAGATCTGTGTCGCACTCTTGCTTCCCCCGCTTTTCTTCCGCGAGATGCCGCTGTCGATATCAAAGGGACCGACACCGTGCCACTGTTCGTGCTGACCCTCGGCGATTTTGTACCCTTTGCCTTTGACGGTCTGGGCATGGATGATCACCGGTTTGCCCATCGCACGGGCCGTCTCGAAGGTCTCGACAAGACGCTTGATATCGTGTCCGTCGACGGGGCCGATATACTCTATGCCCATCTCCTCGAAAATGATGCCAGGCGTGATCAGCTTGAACGACTCTTCGAAGCGCTTGGCCAGGTAGTGCGCCCCTTCGCCGAAATGGTCCACGAAGGTCTCCGTGCCGCGTTTGATCTTCTGGTAGAGCGGGCTCGCCATGGCGGAGCTGAGCATGCGGCTCACGGCCCCGATCGGCTTGGCGATGCTCATCTCGTTGTCGTTAAGAATGATCACCATCGGATATTCGCGCTCGCCCAGTTCGTTAAGCGCCTCGTAGGCCATCCCCGCGCTCAGCGCCCCGTCGCCGATCATCACGACGGGAATCCGCTCGTGCTGCTCCTGTTTGAGCGCGATCGCCTTCGCGGCGCCGACGCCGAGGGAGATGGAGGTAGAGGAGTGTCCCGCGACATAGTAGTCGTGCTCGCTCTCCTTGGGCTTCGTGTAGCCGCTGAGGCCGTCGAACTGGCGCAGGGTGGCGAACTCCTCCCAACGCCCTGTCAGCAGCTTATGGGCGTAGGCCTGATGGGAGACATCGAAAATAAAGGGGTCTTTGGATGAATCAAACACCGCATGCATCGCCACGATCAGCTCGGTCGCCCCCAGGGTGGAGCTCAGGTGCCCGCCGTTGGTACTGACCACGTCCAGGATCCGCTCCCGGATCGCGCGGCACTGTGCCTCCAGCGCTTCATAATCGTGCAATGGTTTTTGATTCATCCTATCCTCGTACAATGGCCTCTCCCTGAAAAGGGGGAAAAAGGTGAAGCATATTAGCGAAAAGGGGCTATTATCAACCTTCTCCGCCCCGGTGCGTATTCGCGGCTTCAGCTTCAAGTAATGTGATCAGCCCCTCGTGGGGGTGCCCACGGCGCAGTGTGTTCAGCAGTGCCGTGCGCGTCGCCGGAGAGAGGCTCCGATAGATCGCGAGCATCTTCGCCGTCGTCTCCGCGGGCCGCACTCTTTTTTGCAGCGCCTTCGCCTTCGCGGCGAAGAGCTCCGCCACCCGCGTGCGAAGCCCCTCGTCACAGCTTCCGCTGAACGCCATCCGTTCCCAGACCCGGTCGCGCTCATGAGAACCCATCGCCTCCATGGCCGCGGCGGCCTCCGCCGTCGCCAGTCCGAGAAGGTAGACGGCGACGGTCTGGGGATGTTCCCCCTCGAACAGTCGCGCCGTCCCGAAGACGGCACGGGCAGCCGGCACGGGGGCGGAAGGTTCCGGCGGCGGCCGCGTTTCAGTGTCCGCTGCAGCCGCCAGGGGTGTCGTGATCAAACCCCTTAGCAGCACGGCGAGCCGCCGCGACACCACTGCAAGCGCCCCCGCCGCCGCCATCAGCAGAAGCAGCATGCCTCCCTGGGCAGCCCGGTCGGGCTGCGGCCGGGCAGCTCCCAATGAGAGCCCCTGGCGCTGAAGACGTGCCGCATCGCTTTCATCCACGAGAATGCTGCCGTCCTTCTGAACGCGGTAATCGGCGTCAAGCAGCTCCAGCCGTTCGATCAGCCGTGCCGTCCCGACCGGGTCCGCGATGGAACCGATGGCGATCTCCGTATGGACAAAGGTGCGGTAAAGCATCCCTGCGATCAGGAGCGACCCGCACAGCAGAAGCGCGGCCAAAACAGCGGTTTTCGGGAGGGATGAAAAACCTTCCGCGCCCTTCATCCCGCCCTCCGGTCAGACCAACTCCGCGGCCAGGGCGAAAAAGCGGTCGTTCTCTTCGGGCTTGCCGACGGTGACGCGGATCGCGTTGAGGCCGTATCCGGCCAGGTTGCGCACGATCATTCCCTGACGCAGCAGGGCGTCGGCGACCTCCGTGGAGCTCGTCCCCTCCTTCAGACAGAGGGTAACGAAGTTCGTATAGCTCTCGATCGCCCGGATGCCATGCGCTTCGGCGAAGACTTCGTAACGCTCCATCTCCTCAAAGTTCTTCGCGATACAACTCTGCACAAAGGCTTCATCCTCCAGGGCCACGGAGGCGGCTTCGAGGGAGAGGGTCGTGATGTTGAAGGGCGGACGGAGCTTGTAGAGCGCGGTAATGATATCGCGCTGCGCGATACCGTACCCTACCCGCATTCCCCCGAGTCCGTACGCTTTCGAGAAGGTGCCCAGGTAGAGCACGTTGTCATACGCTTCGATGAGCTCTTTGGGCTCCAGAGCCTTGGCGGAATCCTTGTAGCGGGCGTACTCCATGTAGGCGCCGTCGACGATGACGAGCGTCTCCCTGTCGATCTTGGAGAGGAAGGCTTTCACCTCCGCCGCGTCGGCGCTGTCACCGGTCGGATTGTTCGGGGTGCAGAGGAAGATGATTGAGGGTTTATGCTCCAGGTAAAGGGCATAGAACTCGTCAAGGTCATGCGCGCGCGATGCCGTGCGGATCACCTCCGCGCCGACGTGATGGGCATAGATCTCGTACATCGCGAAGGTGATGCTGTTGATGAGGATCTTCTTGCCCGGCCCCGCCTTGGCGTGCACCGCGAATTCGATCACCTGGTCCGAACCGGCACCGATGACCACTTCATGCGGGTCGATGCCGAAACGTTTTGCCAAACCGTCCTTGAGCTTGTACATGGAGTCGTCCGGGTAGAGAGCCATCTTGGAAACGATCGCGCCGACCGCTTCTTGTACCTTCGGGGAGCACCCGAAAGGGTTCTCGTTGCTGGCGAGCTTGATAATATCCTTGGGCTCGATCCCGAACTCGCGCACGACCAGCTCGATCGGCTTGCCCGCCTCATAAACCCTGATGGCATCCAGTGTCTGATTGAAAGTCATTGTTCCCCTTCGACGTAGCTTCCCAGCCACGTCACTTCATCGGTATGTTTTTTCAGTATCTTCTGTACGTTTTTGTCATCGATATGGCCGTAGAAATCGATGAAGAACCAGTACCCGAATCCCTCCTGGCTCTTCGCAGGGCGGCTCTCGATTTTGCTGAGATTGATCTTCGCCTTGTCGAAATCATGCAGGAAATGCACGAGGACCCCGGCGCGGGTCGTCTTTTTCAGCTTGGCGAGAATGGAGGTCTTGTCCTGCCCGCTCGGCGCGTTCTTGAAATCGCTGAGGATGATGAACCGCGTCGTGTTGTCGTGGACGTCCTCGATGTTTTCGAACATCATCGGCACGCCGTAGAGTTTGGCGGCGATGTGGCTGCAGATCGCCGCGGCTTCCGGATCTTCCGAGGCCAGAATCGCCGCTTTTGCCGTCGACTCCACGGGGATCTGCTGCACGTTGAGCAGCCCGTGCTCGTTGAGGAAGTTCCGGCACTGCCCGAATCCCTTATCCTTGGAGTAGATACGCTTGATACCGTCCAGATGCGCCGCTTTGGTCGAAAAGGTCATGTGGATCGGCATGTAGAGTTCCGCGACGATCTTCATCGGGCTCGTCGCCAGCAGGTCGAGGGTCTCCCCGACGGCACCGTCCTGACGGCTTTCGATCGGCACGACACCGAACTTGGCACGTCCGCTCTCGAGGGCCTTGAAGACGCCCGCGATCGTACTCATGGGGAGGTATTCGCTCATGGCGCCGAAACGGCTCTCCGCCGCCTGGTGGGTGAAAGTCCCCTCGGGACCGAGGTAGACGATGCGTTCGGGCAGTTCCAGGTTGCGCGCCACCGCGAAGATCTCCAGGAAGATCGCCTCGATGGCGCCGGCGTTGAGCAGTCCGTGCTGTTCGGCGTTGACCGTCTCAAGACGCTGCAGGATCGCCTTTTCCCGTTCGGGGCGGTAGATCGGAGCCCCGCTCTTGTTTTTGATCTCTCCGACGCGCTCCACCACGGCCATGCGCTCATTGATCAGGGCCAGCAGCTCCGTATCGATGGCATCAATGGCGTCGCGGCACGCTTCAAGGGTCTCCAACGCTTTTATCGCTTCGCTTTTCACATCACACTCTTTCCGGGCGGAATCTCAGTAATGTCATTATACACCACCGTCCCCGATTCTTCCCTGCGCAGCCGCGCTGCAAGCGCGTCTCCCGGGCGTACCTTGCCGCTAAGGACCAGTACCGGGCGCATGCCCAGCGCTTCCCCGCCGGTCAGGTCCCCCGCGTAATCGTCGCTGATCATCGTCACGTTTTCAAAGGCCGCTTCCGGGCGCTGAAGACGCAGCAGACGCAGCGCTTCGCCGTAAAAGGCGTCCGAGGGTTTCCCGACGACGGTAAAGGGGACGGAAGCCGCGTAGGAGAGCATGCGCAGCAGCGCCCCCACCCCGGGAAAGCGCCGGTGCTGCGTCGCGTAGAGCGTCGTATCGTGCATGCCGACGAGCCGCGCGCCCTGCATCAGGAAGGGGATCATCTGCGCGAAATCCTCCGCCCCGTAATCGGCACGGACGGAGAGCAGGAGCGTTTGCGGCTTTTCATAATCCCGCACATACCCTAGGGCATCGAGCTGCGCCAGGAAGGTCTCGCTGCCGTAGGCGGCCACCCCCTGTTTGGGGACTTCCCGCTCCAGCAGCATCAGGGCATCGAGATAATGGGTCCGGGGGATGGCGAAACCGAGCGCTTGGAGATAGGCCAGGAAATCGCTGCTGGCGCGTTTGGTGTTATTGGTGACGACGAGGTAGGGAACCGCGCTGCGGTTGAGGGCGTCGATAAAGGCGGCGGCCCCGGGAATGGGCTGCTGGGCCCGGTCATCGATCAGGGTTCCCTGAACGTCGATGAAGTACATGGTTTCAGCCGAGGTATTTCAGCTCCGGCGCGACCAGGTCCTCGAAAGACTCCCGGTCCCGGATCAGACGGTCTGCGCCCGCTATGAGCGCGACTTCCGCCGCGCGGCCGCGGGTGTTGTAGTTGCTGCCCATGCCGAAGCCGTAGGCCCCGGCGCTGTGCACGACGAGCAGGTCGTTGTGCGCCATCGGCGGCAGCGGGTACTCCTTGGCGAGGAAATCCCCGCTCTCGCAGACGGGACCGACGATGTCCGCCGGCGTCTCGTCGCCTTCATGCGCCGTGGCGGGGACGATGCGGTGGTAGGCACTGTAGAGGCTCGGGCGGATCAGGTCATTCATCGCCCCGTCGACGACGACAAAGCGTTTTGCGCCGTTCTGCTTCTCGTAGAGCACCCGTGTCAGGAAGTAGCCGGCGTTGGCCGTCATGAAACGTCCCGGTTCGCAGACGACGGTGATGTCCATCCCCGTCAGGGTCGAAAGCACCGCCTGGGCATAATCGTAGGGTGTGATCGTCGTTTCGTCCTTGTAGCGGATACCGAGGCCGCCGCCGATGTCGAAGAACTTCAGCTCGATCCCGATGGCCGCTTTGAGCGAACGTACAAGGTCGGCGACGATCTCGCTCGCTTCGCGGATCGGGTCGAGTTCGGTGAGCTGGCTGCCGATGTGGAAATGGATCCCGACGGGCTCAATCCACTCCGAGGCGTTGGCCCGGATGTACATCCGTTTGGCCGCATCGATCTCGACCCCGAACTTGTTGTCATGCAGCCCCGTGGAGATGTAGGGGTGGGTCTTGGGGTCGATATTGGGGTTGACGCGGATGCTGATTCGGGCCACCTGCCCCAGCTCCTGCGCGATCATTTCGACACGCCCCAGCTCCGCCTCGCTCTCAAGGTTGATGTAGAGGATATCCCGCTCGATCGCCTCGCGGATCTCGTCGTCGCGTTTGCCGACCCCGCTGAAGATCACCTTGTACTTGGGTACGCCCGCCATCATCGCGCGGCGTACTTCGCCGATGGAGACGCAGTCCGCGCCGGCGCCGAGGTCGGCGAACTGTTTGACGACGCTGAGGTTCGAGTTGGCCTTGACGGCGTAGGAGATAAGGGATTTGCGTCCGCGGAACGCCTCTTTCAGCGTCTCGTACTGCGCACGCATCGCATCGAAATCGTACACGTAAAGCGGCGTACCGTATGTCTCTGCCAGGGAGTTGAAGTCCATTGACATGCTTCCTTCTTTCGGGGCATCGGCAACGTTTTACCGCCGTGGGGTGCCCGGGAAAATTCTTGCGCGATAATAGCGAAAAAGGGCTAAAGGGGGCGTTAGGAGTGCGCGTCGACGCCGTGCCCGCGGTTGCGGTACCAGAGTATCAGCGCCGCCGTGAAAAGCGCCAGGACCGGCAGGACGATGCCCACCTCGCTGGGGATCGTTTTGTTGTTGGAGAGCTCGGTGAGCATAAAGAGAAACGACCAGGTCATCATCGTCGCCAGGATCGCGACGAAACTGAATAGCGTGATGTTGAGAAACCGGGGGCTGATCGGAACGAAAAAGAAGATCAATATGATCAGGCTCGGCACGAAGAGCGGCGTGATGAAAATACGGTAGAGCGCGCTTTTGATCTTGTCGATATTGAGATTCTCGCTCCCCAGCAGCATCAGGGCGTCGATCGCATCAAGAATGGTGTAGTTCACCTTCCCCTCGTATACCTGGTCGAGGATCTTCGGACGGAACCCCTCGAGCAGGGTCAGGTCCTGCAACTGCGTGACGGTGATCCCCTCCCCCTCCAGGCTCAGCGTTTTGGGCTTCTGGAGCGACACCGCGTGGTTGAGGTGCCAGTGCTCGTCGGCGTAATAGGCCCCCTCGGCGGAGAGCACCTGCTGCAGCGCGCCGTTTTCATGGGTGAAGATGCGGATGTCCTCGGCTCGTTCCTGGAGCGGGTAGAGCTTCCCGAAATAGACGTAGCGGTCTTTGAAGGTAAAAAAGAGGTTGCTGGTCGGCTGCAGGTACTGCGCGGAACGGCGGATATTGTTCGCGTACTCGTCCGCCCGGGCAAACGAAGTCGCATGCAGGGCGATATAGAGGGTCATGATCGCCACGGCAACGCCGACGAAGGGCTTGATGACGTCGGTTTTGTTGTACCCCAGCGCATAGATCGCCACCAGGGCGTTGGAACGGATCAGGAAAATCTTCGTCGCAATCATCGCGAAGACCAAAGAGAGCGGCAGCAGCATATCGACGGCAAAAAAGGTTTTGTAGGTGAGGTAGATGACGATAAGGTTGGCCGACTGCAGCTTGTCCGCGCTCTCCATGTAGTCAAACCCGACCATGAAAAAGACGAGGGCAAAGAGGATGACGGCGATGTACTTGAGGTAGTGATAGGCGATATACCGGAACATCAACATCGCAGGCCCCTGAAAAATATCGGTTATTGTAACGGAGTTTTTTTGACGGTGTACTTAGAGGCGACCTCGTCCATGCCCATGCGCGTCAACGCCTCCACCGCGTCAGCGGCCCGCTCGATCCACTCGGGGAGGCATTCGGCCTCCTGCGGCGTAAAGGCGCTCAGAACATAGTCGGCGACACGGTTGCGATCCCCGGGGTGGCCTATTCCCATCCGCACCCGGACATAATCGGGTGAAATCGCTGTGTCGGTCGATTTGAGGCCGTTGTGCCCCCCGTGTCCGCCCCCGCGCTTGAAACGCAGCGTCCCGAACGGCAAGTCCAGGTCGTCATGAATGACAATGACCTCATCGATCTTGTAAAAACGTTTAACGTTACCGATGGAACGCCCTGACAGGTTCATAAAAGTGAGCGGTTTGAGTAAAAAATGGGAGGAAAATTTATAGAGGTCGCCTTCAAAGACGGCTTTTTTGACGGCATCGCATTGATGGCGCCGCAAGAGCGCATCAATGACCATGAACCCGACATTGTGCCGGGTCTTCTCATACGCCGAACCCGGGTTACCCAGTCCGACGATCAGCAAAGTTACTTCGCTTTGATGATGGAGAGAACGGAAACGCGGTCAGCGTCTGTGAAAGTAAACGCTTCGGATTTCTCCAGGTCGCGAATCAAGATGGAGTCACCGAGGTCGAGCGGAGCGACATTGACAGTGATCGTATCCGGGATCTGATCGATCGCACCTTTGACGCGCAGACGCTTCTTCGCGATGTAGAGCATCCCTTTGTTCTTCAGACCGACCGGAGAACCTTCCGTTTTGACCGGAACGTTGTAGTGGGTAACGACACCCGGCTGCGCGACCATCAGGTCAACGTGCAGCAGGTTACCGGACACCGGATGAGACTCATACGCCTGAACGACAACGTTCATCTCCTGATCACCGACTTTTACCGGAAACGCCAGGGTGTCTTTGTTGCGAACTGTACGGATGAACTCATTCATCTTGAAAGCGGCGTGAACGTTTTCAAGCCCCTTTCCGTAGATGTTGGCAATCAGATAACCATCGCGGCGGAACGCTTTCGTTGCGCTTTTACCGGTACTCTCTCTAACAATACCTTCCAACATAGGTGTGTCCTTGTAATAAAATAGGACGGAATAATACTTAAATATTCTTTAAAAACAGCTAAAGAGCATGCTACTCGCTCTTGAGCTGGAAAATCTCGTCTTCACTGAAGCGCGGCTTGTCGTCATCCTCTCCTCCGGACTTCTGCGTACTGCCGTCTTTCGCGGTCACGCGGCTGGTGAGCCCCTCCATCCGAAGCTTGAGGTCCGCCGGAGACGTCGCATATTTGAACGCCTGCTCCGTCGAGATCCGCTTGGCGTTCCAGAGGTCCAGGATCCCCTGGTCGAAACTCTGGGAGCCGTAGATATCCTTCCCCTCCTCGATAGCGTCGCGGATCTCGCTGTCGCGGTCTTCCATAATGAGCTGCGCGACATAGGGCGTATTGACGAGGATCTCGAGGGCCGCCGTCCGTTTGCCGTCGACGGTGGGGATCAGGCGCTGGGAGATGACCCCTTCCAACACCGCCGCCAGTGTCATACGGACACGGTTCTGCTCCCCGGTCGGGAAGATGGAGATGACACGGTTGATGGTCTCCTTCGCATCCAGGGTGTGCAGGGTCGAGAAGACGAGGTGCCCCGAGTCCGCCGCGTGCAGCGCCGTCTCGACGGTCTCGATATCCCGCATCTCCCCGACGAGGATGATGTCGGGGTCTTCACGCAGTACGGCGCGCAGGGCGTTGGCGAAGCTTTTCGTATCCTGCCCGACACTGCGCTGGTTGACGATGCATTTGCGGTCTTTGTGGACGAATTCGATCGGATCCTCGATCGTGACGATGTGCTTGCGCAGCGACCAGTTGATCTCGTTGATGATCGCCGCGAGCGTCGTCGATTTCCCCGAACCGGTGACCCCGGTGACCAGGACCAGGCCCCGCTCGGTATGGGCGAATTTGTGGACGACCTTCGGCAGCCCGAGGTCATCGATGGAGACGATCTTGACGGGAATGACACGGAAGACCGCGGAGACCCCGTCCATCTGGAAAAAGATGTTGACACGGAAACGGGTATTCTCATCGAAAGAGTAGACAAGGTCGAGCTCTTTTTGCCGGACGAACTCGGCGAAGCGGGTCCGCAGCAGCTCCTTGGCAAAGGTGAGCGCCTCCTCTTTCTTGAAGATCTCGCCGCTGAGTGGCGTAATGTCACCGTTGATACGGGCGCGCACGACGGAGTTGGCCTTGAGATGGAGGTCGGACCCCCCGGCATCCATCATCCGCTTCAGGTAGCCGCGCACCCGCCGCAGCGTTTCAAAGGTCAGGTTCTCAATATTGATATCGGTATCGACTTGATTTGTACTCATAAATTACTCCAATTCTGCCAGGATTTCGGCAAACGCCGTTTTGAATGCTTCGAGGCCCTCGGCCATCAGTTGGGCGCAGACCGCTTCGAGATCGACCCCGGCCGCTGCCACGGCGTCGAAGTGCGCTTCGATCCGATCCGCATCGAGGGGCAGTTTCGCCTCTTTGTCGCCATGGGCCACGAACGCCTCGATCGTCTCGATCGGCGCGGTATTCACGCTGTGCGCCGCCAAAAGCGCATCGACGTAGTAGGAGGGGCACAGGCCGCCCCCCTTGACCCCCGTCGATGCGAAGAGCGCCCGGCAGCGCGGCACCTCCAGCCCCTCGATCGCTTCGTAGATCGCTGCGGCGTTATAGACGCCCGCCAGGGATGGCTGTACCCCCTTGGAC contains:
- a CDS encoding GspE/PulE family protein, yielding MLNIPELEGVDLKPHPLESVDLNLSLRSYVLFSEIDGEVHIVLGRAHLSQSFDFLAKFDLDLPLVIVDADSFDRLYNKFLEIRTDSELSGIEQEQEEIEEEEMSLSDFLHTSSDLLTSEESAPVIKFVNALFYQAVKQRASDIHVEVHEYKGEVRFRVDGALTKHADIEKRVANLIISRIKVISNLDIAEKRIPQDGRTHVKIAGKTLDVRVSVLPTYYGERVVMRMLMQSEDIPHLEGLGFDHALTKHLDEMLKHSHGIILVTGPTGSGKSTTLHAFLQQVATPDINIITVEDPVEYKADNINQVQTNAKAGLTFASGLRSILRQDPDVVMVGEIRDSETAEIAIQAALTGHLVFSTLHTNNATASITRLVDMGIEQFLISSSLLGVLAQRLVRKLCPECKQQTVLADEYAEELDLPKGAVVFEEQGCKACNYTGYAGRQAIGEFFEMTDELVAMLKDQINDHDLRAKAIALGMTPLSGQLKTLLLNGTTSLHEIIRVGVKDA
- a CDS encoding prepilin-type N-terminal cleavage/methylation domain-containing protein codes for the protein MRPAFTLVEVLAAVAIAAIAGAALLKMNSSNLFFLGQLEQTSRMTEDLAVASLHADKRFHRSDKTLYDLLRDSYTIENDDLRAYLKSQQFRYTETLVDTISFDTGMLTEGAETGKEFGARDIEAAGAVPPIQFELIQVTLSAERRHGSMLTIRPISQ
- a CDS encoding type II secretion system protein, coding for MKRTAFTLMELLISVVLIAMLALFLYGALGGSRASNQTMQRHADAEAKRLKQFTLLYRDCVESYAFGVLSTNDKHYQVLQLQTKNSLYGIAAPYVTYFVHAETLQLVRLEAAFPIALPVPYDDKERIHVNVIDSDVTDFNIYTGKVKETQDSNATTAAGDSAAAAAGAGGSTATLEGGARTIKPHLLYLKTKGTQQPLLMELAF
- the dxs gene encoding 1-deoxy-D-xylulose-5-phosphate synthase, producing the protein MNQKPLHDYEALEAQCRAIRERILDVVSTNGGHLSSTLGATELIVAMHAVFDSSKDPFIFDVSHQAYAHKLLTGRWEEFATLRQFDGLSGYTKPKESEHDYYVAGHSSTSISLGVGAAKAIALKQEQHERIPVVMIGDGALSAGMAYEALNELGEREYPMVIILNDNEMSIAKPIGAVSRMLSSAMASPLYQKIKRGTETFVDHFGEGAHYLAKRFEESFKLITPGIIFEEMGIEYIGPVDGHDIKRLVETFETARAMGKPVIIHAQTVKGKGYKIAEGQHEQWHGVGPFDIDSGISRKKSGGSKSATQIYTEALMHQADRDEKVVGVTAAMPSGTGLTPLLEKYPDRFWDVAIAEQHAVTSMGALAKEGFKPFCTIYSTFLQRGYDQVIHDVCLMDLPVVFAMDRAGIVGEDGETHQGAFDISFLRAIPNMTLCAPRDEKSMHQAVAFAAAFDRPLGLRYPRGAFLEAELPESAPFEYGKAELLIEAQSDLLLIGYGNGVGRAAQTLLQLGIPAALLDLRFAKPLDAELLRMLSTRHKRWYVFSDSAAAGGVGSALLEWLAAEGIGDVRLQSFEYADAFITHGATLKVEASLGLRPEQLAERIRATLQEV
- the hisC gene encoding histidinol-phosphate transaminase; amino-acid sequence: MTFNQTLDAIRVYEAGKPIELVVREFGIEPKDIIKLASNENPFGCSPKVQEAVGAIVSKMALYPDDSMYKLKDGLAKRFGIDPHEVVIGAGSDQVIEFAVHAKAGPGKKILINSITFAMYEIYAHHVGAEVIRTASRAHDLDEFYALYLEHKPSIIFLCTPNNPTGDSADAAEVKAFLSKIDRETLVIVDGAYMEYARYKDSAKALEPKELIEAYDNVLYLGTFSKAYGLGGMRVGYGIAQRDIITALYKLRPPFNITTLSLEAASVALEDEAFVQSCIAKNFEEMERYEVFAEAHGIRAIESYTNFVTLCLKEGTSSTEVADALLRQGMIVRNLAGYGLNAIRVTVGKPEENDRFFALAAELV